Genomic segment of Chrysiogenes arsenatis DSM 11915:
TTTTGTAGAGTTCATTCATGATGGCCATCGTGCCATCGCCACCAATTCCGACAACGGCGTCGATCTTTTCGCGACGGATATTTTCGATCACCTCGTCAGACATATCGTGAACAACGTCTTTCCCATCAACTTTTTTGACAACACTAAACGGATTCCCCGTATTCGTTGTCCCAAGGATGGTTCCGCCCTGACGAATCAGGCCGCCAACATTGTGACGGCTGAGCGGGATCAGTTTGGTTGAATCGCCACTCACGCCGCGTAAACCATCTTTAATACCAACCACTTCCCAGCCATACTTTTGATCAGCAGCACGCACAACCGCACGAATAACCGCATTTAATCCGGGACAATCTCCCCCACCGGTCGAAATAGCAATCTTGCGAATTTCAATTCCCATACATCCTCCTCGAAGCATCTGGATCCATTTCGCGTCTGGCAAGAGCGGAAACACACTTTTTATCTGCGTTAATACTATACGAAGCACGGTATCACAGCAACAGATGAGCAAAGATATTACGATAATTTTTCACGGCTTAAGGTGGTAGATGGCACGTGACATGCAAGGTAAGGCACAGATACTGTTTCTGAGGAGGATACATTATGAAAATACTTCCCATCTTACTGGCGAGCATCGCCGTCGGCATTGCCGGTTGTGGCGCACGTTCGCAACACCCCATCCCTGATTTGGGATATATCGAGGATTACAATGTTCGAGATGAAAATCGCGCCCGTGAGACTGGTAGCTTATGGGAAGATTCGCAAACGACGAGCATCTATTTTCTTGATAAAAAAGCACGACGCGTCAACGACATTATCACCGTGCGCATTGTCGAATCAAGCTCTGCTTCCAACAGCGGCACCACCTCTACTTCCCGTTCTAGCAACGTTAATATGGGTGTAGACACCTTCTTGGGTCAGGAAGACACCCTCTTTGGCGCCAGTAAAGCAATTGGCAAAGTAACAGGTGCGGCCTTCACGCCATCGGTCGGCGCTTCATCCAATAACAGCTTTAGTGGTGCGGGAGCCAAACAAAAATCAGATACCATCACCGCTACCATTTCCGCACGTGTGGTTAAAGTACTCAGCAATGGCAATCTTGCCGTACGCGGCAAACGAGAGCTGGTCATAGATGACGAAAAACAAACCATTTATATTAGCGGCATTGTCAGACCAGAAGACGTTGACGCGCAGAACACCATCCCTTCAACCCTGCTGGCCGACGCACAGATCATGTATACCGGCAGTGGATCAATTGCCACTTCGCAACGCAAAGGGTGGGCAACCCAGTTGGTCGAATACGTTTGGCCGTTTTAATTTCATCGGGTAAGGAGTGCGAAATATGCGACACGCGTACCATGCGATAATTTTTCTGATACTGTTGATTTTTCCGATCGCTCACGCTGCAATGCCGTCGGTTGCGATTAAGGATCTCACTGACATTCAAGGCGTCCGCTCCAACCAACTTATCGGATACGGACTGGTTGTTGGGCTTGACGGCACGGGTGATGGTAACGGAACGGGATTTACCACACAGAGTTTAACTAACATGCTGAGCCGTATGGGCATTACCTCTGATGCCAATGAGGTAAAAGTCAAAAACGTTGCTTCGGTGATGGTAACGGCTTCGCTCCCGCCCTTTGTCCGCCCGGGCGCAAAGATAGATATTACGGTTTCATCACTGGGCGATGCAACGAGCCTAGAAGGAGGCACATTGCTGCTGACACCACTGAGCGCTCCGAATGGTGAAGTATTTGCCGTCGCCCAGGGACAAATTACCATTGGTGGCTTTAACGCTGGTGGCGGTGGTGGTGGCGCCCAGAAAAATCATAGCACCTCCGGTCGTATCAGCAATGGCGCGCTCGTGGAGCGTGAGCTGGGATTTGAACTTACTGGTCGCGAATCGATTACGTTACTCCTGAAACAACCGGACTTCACCACAGCCGATAATATTCGTCGCGCCATCGAAAGTGTCTATGGCTTCGGCGTTGCCCAGACGAACTCATCTGGCGCTATCGATGTTATTATTCCAGCAAATCATCAACGTGACATTACCGGCTTTATTGCAGGGATGACCAATCTGCAAGTCGATCGGGGGAATTCGGGCAAGATCGTGATTAACGAAAAAACCGGTACGATCGTTGTAGGGGCAGATGTCCGTATCGGGCCAGTTGCTATCAGCCATGGGAATCTGAATGTACAAATCGCCCCTCCCGTGAACGAGGATGGCGAACCGGTAGGTGCCGGAAGGAATGATCGGCTAATTATGATGGATGGCAACGTGGGGATTGGTGCGGTGGTCGAAGCACTGAACCGCATGGGCGTTTCGCCACGCGACCTGATTGCAATCATCCAAGCGATTAAGCATGCGGGCGCACTCAGCGGTGAACTCGAGTTCATTTAACAGCAACACAAGAATCGATTCACGAACCATTGCCCGAAACAACCCGCTTGTTTCGGGCTTTCTCTTCGTGCAACAGTTGCTTTTTTCCCAAAAATTCCTTTCTTTTCCACGCACTTTTGTTTATCATCCGCCCACAACACCATCACGCATACATGCGCGTTCCGGCGCATATCAAGGAGGTCGTATGGTAACGCACAAATGGCTCCCCCAGTGGGGGGATAGGCTTACAACCAATCTGACACAGGTCACACGATGAAACAACCACTCTGGGGCATTGCTCGTGAAGGATATTCACTCATTTTGATTCCACTCGCACTGGGGATACTTGCCAGCGCATTTGGCTATAAAGTGACATCAACGGCGCTTATCGCTACGGGGCTTTTTTGCCTCTTCTTTTTTCGTGATCCGGAGCGGCGCGGTTCATTTACGGCGCAGCAAATTGTTTCTCCCGCCGACGGAAAAGTGATCGCCATAAAACGGCACGCCACCCATCCCGTAGGACAACAAGCACCGGAAAGCGAAAAAGATCAGGAGTGGCTGCAAGTCTGCATTTTCTTGAACATTTTTAACGTCCATGTCAATCGCTCCCCTTTTGCGGGAAAAATTGTCCAGTATCAGTACCGCCCAGGGCGGTTTCATGCGGCGGATAAAGACGAGGCGGCACTCGAAAACGAGCACAACCTTGTTGCCGTACAAACCGACTTTGGCCCGCTCGTTTACTTTAAACAAATTGCCGGACTCGTCGCACGGCGTGTGGTGTTTTGGGGCAAGAACGGAGATCGGTTGGAGCCAGGGATGCGCATTGGTCTGATGAAATTCAGTTCGCGCATGGATCTTTTCCTGCCAGTCGATACCGTTCTTTCAGTCAAGGAAGGCGATAAAGTAGTCGCTGGCAAAACCGTATTGGGAGAATTTCATGCATAAAGGGATCTACATAATCCCAAATATGATCACCCTCGGGGGGCTCTTTTTTGGCTTTTATTCGATCATCGCTTCGGTGCGTGGCGACTTTAGTGTGGCCGCGTTTGCCATTCTGGCCGCCGCCATCTGCGACATGCTTGACGGAAAAATCGCCCGCCTCATAAAAGCCGACAGTAAATTTGGCATGGAACTCGATTCCCTGGTTGATTTGGTGGCTTTTGGCGTCGCTCCGGCAATCCTGATCTACATGTGGGA
This window contains:
- a CDS encoding phosphatidylserine decarboxylase, coding for MKQPLWGIAREGYSLILIPLALGILASAFGYKVTSTALIATGLFCLFFFRDPERRGSFTAQQIVSPADGKVIAIKRHATHPVGQQAPESEKDQEWLQVCIFLNIFNVHVNRSPFAGKIVQYQYRPGRFHAADKDEAALENEHNLVAVQTDFGPLVYFKQIAGLVARRVVFWGKNGDRLEPGMRIGLMKFSSRMDLFLPVDTVLSVKEGDKVVAGKTVLGEFHA
- a CDS encoding flagellar basal body P-ring protein FlgI, which gives rise to MRHAYHAIIFLILLIFPIAHAAMPSVAIKDLTDIQGVRSNQLIGYGLVVGLDGTGDGNGTGFTTQSLTNMLSRMGITSDANEVKVKNVASVMVTASLPPFVRPGAKIDITVSSLGDATSLEGGTLLLTPLSAPNGEVFAVAQGQITIGGFNAGGGGGGAQKNHSTSGRISNGALVERELGFELTGRESITLLLKQPDFTTADNIRRAIESVYGFGVAQTNSSGAIDVIIPANHQRDITGFIAGMTNLQVDRGNSGKIVINEKTGTIVVGADVRIGPVAISHGNLNVQIAPPVNEDGEPVGAGRNDRLIMMDGNVGIGAVVEALNRMGVSPRDLIAIIQAIKHAGALSGELEFI
- a CDS encoding flagellar basal body L-ring protein FlgH yields the protein MKILPILLASIAVGIAGCGARSQHPIPDLGYIEDYNVRDENRARETGSLWEDSQTTSIYFLDKKARRVNDIITVRIVESSSASNSGTTSTSRSSNVNMGVDTFLGQEDTLFGASKAIGKVTGAAFTPSVGASSNNSFSGAGAKQKSDTITATISARVVKVLSNGNLAVRGKRELVIDDEKQTIYISGIVRPEDVDAQNTIPSTLLADAQIMYTGSGSIATSQRKGWATQLVEYVWPF